One genomic segment of Nonomuraea coxensis DSM 45129 includes these proteins:
- a CDS encoding DUF4910 domain-containing protein yields MNGEEMHDLVRRLHPLCRSITGDGVRGTLEIIGEHLPLAVREVPTGTEVLDWTVPKEWNIRDAYVKDASGRRVIDFRESNLHVVGYSVPVSGTYSLAELRPRLHTLPEQPGLVPYRTSYYAETWGFCLSQDALDGLRDEDGPFEVRIDSTLAAGSLTYGEYVVPGRLPEEVMISCHVCHPSLANDNLAGIAVAVALARRLREPRHTYRFLFAPGTIGAITWLARNRERLHLVAAGLTLACAGDPGALTYKRSRRGDALVDRAVTHVLRDRPHEVLEFSPYGYDERQFCSPGFDLPFGSLTRTPYAGYPEYHTSGDNPDFVTPAAMEDTLDALTRVVEVLEHERTYLNLSPYGEPQLGRRGLYGSLGGRSDTKQAQMAMLWVLNLSDGEHGLLDIADRSGLPFAAVKGAAESLLDAGLLKEKA; encoded by the coding sequence CGACCTCGTCCGCCGGCTCCACCCCCTGTGCCGGAGCATCACGGGCGACGGCGTGCGCGGCACCCTGGAGATCATCGGCGAGCACCTGCCGCTGGCCGTGCGCGAGGTGCCGACCGGGACCGAGGTGCTGGACTGGACGGTGCCGAAGGAATGGAACATCCGCGACGCCTACGTCAAGGACGCCTCCGGGCGGCGGGTGATCGACTTCCGGGAGTCGAACCTGCACGTCGTGGGCTACAGCGTGCCGGTGTCGGGGACGTACTCGCTGGCCGAGCTGCGTCCCCGGCTGCACACGCTGCCCGAGCAGCCGGGGCTGGTGCCGTACCGGACCAGCTACTACGCCGAGACGTGGGGCTTCTGCCTCAGCCAGGACGCCCTCGACGGGCTCCGCGACGAGGACGGCCCCTTCGAGGTGCGCATCGACTCCACCCTCGCGGCCGGCTCGCTGACCTACGGCGAGTACGTCGTCCCCGGGCGGCTCCCCGAGGAGGTGATGATCTCCTGCCACGTGTGCCACCCGTCGCTCGCCAACGACAACCTGGCGGGCATCGCGGTGGCCGTGGCGCTGGCGCGGCGGCTGCGCGAGCCCCGCCACACCTACCGGTTCCTGTTCGCGCCGGGCACGATCGGGGCCATCACCTGGCTGGCGCGCAACCGGGAGCGCCTGCACCTGGTCGCGGCCGGGCTGACGCTGGCCTGTGCGGGGGATCCGGGGGCGCTGACGTACAAGCGGAGCCGCCGGGGCGACGCGCTCGTCGACCGGGCGGTCACGCACGTGCTGCGGGACCGGCCGCACGAGGTGCTGGAGTTCTCCCCGTACGGCTACGACGAGCGCCAGTTCTGCTCGCCGGGCTTCGACCTGCCGTTCGGCAGCCTGACCAGGACCCCGTACGCGGGATACCCGGAATATCACACCTCGGGCGACAACCCGGACTTCGTGACCCCGGCGGCCATGGAGGACACCCTCGACGCCCTCACCCGGGTCGTCGAGGTGCTGGAGCACGAGCGTACGTACCTCAACCTCAGCCCGTACGGCGAGCCGCAGCTCGGCCGCCGCGGGCTCTACGGATCTCTGGGCGGCAGGAGTGACACGAAACAGGCCCAGATGGCGATGTTATGGGTGTTGAACCTGTCAGACGGAGAGCATGGCCTGCTCGACATCGCCGATCGGTCCGGACTGCCGTTCGCCGCCGTGAAGGGGGCGGCCGAGTCACTGCTGGACGCCGGATTGCTGAAGGAGAAGGCCTGA
- a CDS encoding oligosaccharide flippase family protein gives MAETERVEEVGARAGRGLRWTVLGSLVTRAGSFAMGLVLARLLAAGDFGVYAVALAATQIVMHVKDIGIQAAVIHWRGRVEDIAPTASVLNFAVTTLAYGAFWLFAPVFAGLAGNEEATGVVRLLTAVVLIEAFTAVRSAALLVRFQQDRLTLAIMAGFVANAAVAVSLAFAGAGAYAFAWGQVTASLVTGVLIFFWGWLPIRVGWDRETAGKLLRIGIPSAVGFGLEALLMNADYVIVGNVLGAEQLGYYLLAFNVSSWVPGIIGTALRYVSLPSFSRLSEDPAALSEGVRRSVPVMVAFVLPPALVMAFLAHPLITFLYGERWDFSAGVLRWLAVLMVVRMLISYLAVDILTGLGATRTTVWLNLGWAVVLLPALLAGAHLGGIRGAAVSHALVAVLVAVPMAVLVLHRVGVRLAPVLPGLVRPALGAVVSGTVMAVLEGVTRGEHALVQLGVAGGAGLLVFVLIVVPGAALRKLVTRSA, from the coding sequence ATGGCGGAGACGGAACGGGTCGAGGAGGTAGGCGCCCGCGCGGGCCGCGGGCTGCGCTGGACCGTCCTCGGCAGTCTGGTGACCCGGGCCGGCTCCTTCGCCATGGGGCTGGTGCTGGCCCGGCTGCTCGCCGCCGGCGACTTCGGCGTCTACGCGGTGGCGCTGGCGGCGACGCAGATCGTCATGCACGTCAAGGACATCGGCATCCAGGCGGCGGTCATCCACTGGCGTGGCCGCGTGGAGGACATCGCGCCGACGGCCAGCGTGCTCAACTTCGCCGTCACCACGCTGGCCTACGGCGCGTTCTGGCTGTTCGCGCCGGTCTTCGCGGGGCTGGCCGGCAACGAGGAGGCCACCGGCGTGGTGCGGCTGCTCACCGCGGTCGTCCTCATCGAGGCGTTCACCGCCGTGCGCAGCGCCGCCCTCCTGGTGCGCTTCCAGCAGGACCGGCTCACGCTCGCCATCATGGCCGGCTTCGTGGCGAACGCGGCGGTGGCGGTAAGCCTGGCCTTCGCGGGCGCGGGCGCGTACGCCTTCGCCTGGGGGCAGGTCACCGCCTCGCTGGTCACCGGGGTGCTCATCTTCTTCTGGGGCTGGCTGCCGATCAGGGTCGGCTGGGACAGGGAGACCGCGGGCAAGCTGCTGCGGATCGGGATCCCGTCGGCGGTCGGGTTCGGGCTGGAGGCCCTGCTCATGAACGCCGACTACGTCATCGTCGGCAATGTGCTCGGGGCCGAGCAGCTCGGCTACTACCTGCTGGCGTTCAACGTGTCGAGCTGGGTGCCGGGGATCATCGGCACCGCGCTGCGCTACGTGTCGCTGCCCAGCTTCTCCCGGCTGTCGGAGGACCCGGCGGCGCTGTCGGAGGGGGTGCGCAGGTCGGTGCCGGTGATGGTGGCGTTCGTGCTGCCGCCCGCGCTGGTGATGGCCTTCCTCGCCCATCCGCTCATCACGTTCCTGTACGGCGAGCGGTGGGACTTCTCGGCCGGGGTGCTGCGCTGGCTGGCGGTCCTGATGGTGGTGCGGATGCTCATCTCGTACCTGGCGGTGGACATCCTGACCGGGCTGGGCGCGACCAGGACCACCGTCTGGCTCAACCTCGGCTGGGCGGTCGTCCTGCTGCCGGCCCTGCTCGCCGGGGCGCACCTCGGCGGGATCCGCGGCGCGGCCGTCTCGCACGCCCTGGTCGCGGTGCTGGTGGCGGTGCCCATGGCGGTGCTCGTCCTGCACCGCGTGGGAGTGCGGCTCGCGCCCGTGCTGCCCGGCCTGGTGCGCCCGGCCCTGGGCGCGGTCGTCTCCGGGACGGTGATGGCGGTCCTGGAGGGCGTCACCCGGGGCGAGCACGCGCTCGTGCAGCTCGGCGTGGCCGGCGGGGCCGGGCTGCTGGTCTTCGTGCTGATCGTGGTGCCGGGCGCGGCGCTGAGGAAACTCGTCACTAGGAGCGCTTGA
- a CDS encoding glycosyltransferase family 2 protein, which translates to MSFADSLVSVGVPVFNGAARIEGTIRAVLAQDHQNLELVICDNASTDRTEEICRDWAASDPRVVYHRQPENIGQFPNFADAIRRARGVFYRWAGDDNWLAPTYVSRCLEVFAADERLLLVTTQQAYAAPDGSTRTAPYTGTGYLADDPVDRFAECLRMLNEDPLAMDPLYSLMRRERIMRVDRGRAMLREDEIYAARMALAGPWGHVPEVLAGRGWEVQQQGDIARKLGVPAWQVRVALLLQCRELLRALGEVGLTPAQRRRGRALVARMYLRRHGVTAVRRGRKLMATTRLLGAGR; encoded by the coding sequence ATGTCCTTCGCCGACTCGCTGGTCTCCGTGGGGGTGCCCGTCTTCAACGGCGCCGCCCGCATCGAGGGGACGATCCGCGCGGTCCTCGCCCAGGACCACCAGAACCTTGAGCTGGTCATCTGCGACAACGCCTCGACCGACCGCACCGAGGAGATCTGCCGTGACTGGGCGGCGAGCGACCCCCGCGTCGTCTACCACCGGCAGCCGGAGAACATCGGGCAGTTCCCGAACTTCGCCGACGCCATCCGGCGGGCGCGGGGCGTGTTCTACCGGTGGGCGGGCGACGACAACTGGCTGGCCCCCACGTACGTCTCCCGCTGCCTGGAGGTCTTCGCCGCCGACGAGCGCCTGCTGCTGGTCACCACGCAGCAGGCGTACGCGGCCCCGGACGGCTCGACCAGGACCGCCCCCTACACCGGCACCGGCTACCTCGCCGACGACCCGGTGGACCGCTTCGCCGAGTGCCTGCGCATGCTCAACGAGGACCCGCTCGCCATGGACCCTCTCTACTCCCTCATGCGCCGTGAGCGGATCATGCGGGTGGACCGGGGCCGGGCCATGCTGCGCGAGGACGAGATCTACGCGGCCCGCATGGCCCTGGCCGGGCCGTGGGGCCACGTTCCCGAGGTCCTGGCCGGCCGGGGCTGGGAGGTCCAGCAGCAGGGCGACATCGCGCGCAAGCTCGGGGTGCCCGCCTGGCAGGTCCGGGTCGCCCTGCTGCTGCAGTGCAGGGAGCTGCTGCGGGCGCTCGGCGAGGTCGGGCTGACGCCCGCGCAGCGGCGGCGGGGACGGGCGCTGGTGGCCCGGATGTACCTGCGCCGGCACGGGGTGACGGCCGTGCGCAGGGGCCGCAAGCTCATGGCGACGACCCGGCTCCTGGGGGCCGGCCGGTAG
- a CDS encoding acyltransferase family protein encodes MDGGETRLGGLDGIRGLAALFVVLHHCWLLSFPGFPADTGPGWAGWLLYGHFAVVVFIALSGFSLAVSPARSGWRLGGLRRFARRRAWRILPPYWAALLFSLAVAWLLVPQPGQPVPTAKTVVVYGLLLQDVFGSPSPNGALWSIAVEAQLYFVFPLLLLLVRRLGAWAMAAVVAVVVVAVGVLAAYVPVTGMLMRLTPQFAVLFAVGVLAAAVLRTRTRFPLHWAAAVAAVPVLVLIVAQGSEWTVARFFWVDLALAPAAGLLLAAVALGRPRPLVRLLDTRPVRALGSFSYSLYLVHAPIVVAVNHFLVAPLLEPGVGRLAALLAVAAPASVLFARVFAAAFELPFQRHRGAAALRDAVRARLARPGRTRAAAATGRPPGAGSSP; translated from the coding sequence ATGGACGGGGGCGAGACGCGGCTCGGCGGCCTGGACGGGATCCGCGGCCTCGCCGCGCTCTTCGTGGTCCTGCACCACTGCTGGCTGCTGTCCTTCCCCGGCTTCCCCGCCGACACCGGGCCCGGCTGGGCGGGCTGGCTGCTCTACGGCCACTTCGCCGTCGTCGTCTTCATCGCCCTGTCGGGCTTCTCCCTCGCGGTCTCCCCCGCCCGCTCCGGCTGGCGGCTGGGCGGGCTGCGCCGCTTCGCCCGCCGCCGCGCCTGGCGCATCCTGCCGCCGTACTGGGCGGCGCTGCTGTTCAGCCTGGCGGTCGCCTGGCTGCTGGTGCCGCAGCCCGGCCAGCCCGTCCCCACCGCGAAGACGGTCGTCGTGTACGGGCTGCTGCTCCAGGACGTGTTCGGCTCGCCCAGCCCCAACGGCGCCCTCTGGTCGATCGCCGTCGAGGCGCAGCTCTACTTCGTCTTCCCCCTCCTGCTGCTCCTGGTGCGGCGGCTCGGCGCGTGGGCGATGGCGGCCGTGGTCGCCGTCGTGGTGGTGGCGGTGGGCGTCCTGGCCGCGTACGTGCCGGTCACAGGGATGCTGATGCGGCTGACCCCGCAGTTCGCGGTGCTGTTCGCCGTGGGCGTGCTGGCGGCGGCCGTGCTCAGGACGCGGACCCGGTTCCCGCTGCACTGGGCGGCGGCGGTGGCGGCCGTCCCGGTGCTCGTCCTGATCGTGGCCCAGGGCTCGGAGTGGACGGTCGCCCGGTTCTTCTGGGTGGACCTCGCGCTCGCGCCCGCCGCCGGGCTGCTGCTCGCCGCGGTCGCCCTGGGACGTCCCCGGCCCCTCGTGCGCCTGCTCGACACCCGGCCGGTGCGGGCGCTCGGCTCCTTCTCCTACAGCCTCTATCTCGTCCACGCGCCGATCGTGGTCGCCGTGAACCACTTCCTCGTCGCGCCGCTGCTGGAGCCGGGCGTGGGCCGGCTGGCGGCGCTGCTGGCGGTGGCCGCGCCGGCGTCGGTGCTGTTCGCTCGGGTCTTCGCCGCCGCGTTCGAGCTGCCGTTCCAGCGCCACCGCGGCGCCGCCGCGCTCCGCGACGCGGTCCGTGCCCGCCTGGCGCGGCCGGGCAGGACGCGCGCGGCCGCCGCTACCGGCCGGCCCCCAGGAGCCGGGTCGTCGCCATGA
- a CDS encoding 2OG-Fe(II) oxygenase: protein MPFSDFTFKRDNLLPLADSLRESFLKASPFRHVVIDDFLPAEALEPVLAEFPEPRDAEWQRFDNAREIKLALADTEKMGPATRHLLAEFNGQVFVDFLERLTGIEHLVSDPHYDGGGLHQIRPGGFLKVHVDFNRHRRLDLDRRLNGLLYLNKDWEESYGGHLQLWDKDMTRCEHRILPVFNRFVVFATTDDANHGHPEPLTCPEDRARRSMALYYYTNGRPDDETLDEHDTKFKQRPGEEWKSSFRQVARRWVPPALADLVGPRK, encoded by the coding sequence ATGCCGTTTTCCGACTTCACCTTCAAACGTGACAATCTCCTTCCGCTGGCGGACAGCCTGCGGGAGTCGTTCCTCAAGGCCAGCCCCTTCCGGCACGTGGTGATCGACGACTTCCTGCCCGCCGAGGCGCTGGAGCCTGTGCTCGCCGAGTTCCCCGAGCCGCGCGACGCCGAATGGCAGCGCTTCGACAACGCCCGCGAGATCAAGCTCGCCCTCGCCGACACCGAGAAGATGGGGCCCGCGACCCGGCACCTGCTGGCGGAGTTCAACGGGCAGGTGTTCGTCGACTTCCTCGAACGGCTCACCGGCATCGAGCACCTGGTGTCCGACCCGCACTACGACGGCGGCGGCCTGCACCAGATCAGACCGGGCGGCTTCCTGAAGGTGCACGTCGACTTCAACCGGCACCGCAGGCTCGACCTGGACCGCCGGCTCAACGGCCTGCTCTACCTCAACAAGGACTGGGAGGAGTCCTACGGCGGGCACCTGCAGCTCTGGGACAAGGACATGACCCGCTGCGAGCACAGGATCCTGCCGGTGTTCAACCGCTTCGTGGTCTTCGCCACCACCGACGACGCCAACCACGGCCACCCCGAGCCGCTGACCTGCCCGGAGGACCGGGCCAGGCGCTCGATGGCGCTCTACTACTACACGAACGGGCGGCCGGACGACGAGACGCTCGACGAGCACGACACCAAGTTCAAGCAGCGGCCCGGCGAGGAGTGGAAGAGCAGCTTCCGGCAGGTCGCCAGGCGGTGGGTGCCGCCCGCGCTGGCCGACCTGGTCGGGCCGCGCAAGTAG
- a CDS encoding O-antigen ligase family protein — MKAITLTRTEPVAGLPRPHAADGATLGVVFVVILMIVPARLVFRGLSFAITPAEAVGLFALVWWFCAQLTTTLGAAKGRTLVRSAVFVHACSLIATYAYAAAGNLPRDELDLADHMMVSAFAMIGIVLLVVDGVRGRARLDLVLKTVAVMGAVLGVIGAAQFLLRFDPTPYMVLPGLRFTQEELFIVERNGLSRVAATTGHPIEFAVVCAMILPIALHFAFQALERRQPHLRWWLCAGLIAAGMVFSVSRSAFVGVAGAAAVLLAGWPRRRRLLALGAMVLFLGAVKVVVPGVLGAILDLFTGLSTDSSLRWRTMDYAAAATEISRHPWLGRGLGTWYAPKYLVFDNQYILTAVETGIIGVLAFAGLFLAGIWSALRARRLLTDPADRDLGLTLAACLVVPLIGAATFDLRSYAVITGLSFLLVGSAGALAREARLRRAAAPAPPATTPPPGPAR; from the coding sequence GTGAAGGCGATCACCCTCACCAGGACGGAGCCCGTGGCCGGCCTGCCCCGGCCGCACGCCGCCGACGGGGCCACGCTGGGCGTCGTCTTCGTGGTCATCCTGATGATCGTCCCGGCCCGGCTGGTGTTCCGCGGGCTCTCGTTCGCCATCACGCCGGCCGAGGCCGTGGGCCTGTTCGCGCTGGTGTGGTGGTTCTGCGCGCAGCTCACCACCACGCTCGGCGCGGCCAAGGGCCGCACCCTCGTCCGCAGCGCGGTCTTCGTCCACGCCTGCTCACTGATCGCCACCTACGCCTACGCCGCCGCGGGCAACCTGCCGAGGGACGAGCTCGACCTCGCCGACCACATGATGGTGAGCGCGTTCGCGATGATCGGGATCGTGCTGCTCGTCGTGGACGGCGTACGCGGCCGGGCCCGGCTCGACCTGGTGCTGAAGACCGTCGCGGTGATGGGCGCGGTGCTCGGCGTGATCGGCGCGGCGCAGTTCCTGCTCAGGTTCGACCCGACCCCGTACATGGTGCTGCCCGGCCTGCGCTTCACGCAGGAGGAGCTGTTCATCGTGGAGCGCAACGGGCTGAGCAGGGTCGCGGCGACGACCGGGCACCCGATCGAGTTCGCGGTCGTGTGCGCCATGATCCTGCCGATCGCGCTGCACTTCGCCTTCCAGGCGCTCGAACGCCGGCAGCCGCACCTGCGCTGGTGGCTGTGCGCGGGGCTGATCGCGGCCGGGATGGTGTTCTCGGTGTCGCGCTCGGCCTTCGTCGGCGTGGCGGGGGCGGCGGCGGTGCTGCTGGCCGGCTGGCCGCGCCGGCGGCGGCTGCTCGCGCTCGGGGCGATGGTGCTCTTCCTGGGCGCGGTCAAGGTGGTCGTGCCGGGGGTGCTCGGGGCCATCCTGGACCTGTTCACGGGCCTGTCCACCGACTCCAGCCTGCGCTGGCGGACCATGGACTACGCCGCCGCGGCCACCGAGATCTCCCGCCACCCGTGGCTGGGCCGCGGCCTCGGCACCTGGTACGCCCCGAAATACCTGGTCTTCGACAACCAGTACATCCTCACCGCGGTCGAGACCGGGATCATCGGCGTGCTGGCCTTCGCCGGCCTCTTCCTGGCCGGGATCTGGTCGGCGCTCCGCGCCCGCCGGCTGCTCACCGACCCGGCCGACCGCGACCTCGGGCTGACGCTGGCCGCCTGCCTGGTGGTGCCGCTCATCGGGGCCGCGACCTTCGACCTGCGCTCGTACGCGGTGATCACCGGGCTGTCGTTCCTGCTGGTCGGCTCGGCCGGCGCGCTCGCGCGGGAGGCCCGGCTCAGGCGAGCAGCCGCGCCTGCGCCTCCCGCCACGACCCCGCCGCCAGGTCCCGCGCGCTGA
- a CDS encoding dTDP-4-dehydrorhamnose 3,5-epimerase family protein, with the protein MRVERGALEGVLLFVPTPHHDDRGFFTRTFDAAVAGKHGLDPAAFIQDSQSRSRLGTVRALHGRVGRGEAKLVRCARGAIHDVLVDARPGSPTYGRSMSVRLDDEDFACLYVPPGFLHGFQALTGQADVCYRIDREHDPAEDVSVRYDDPDLAVAWPLPATAISARDLAAGSWREAQARLLA; encoded by the coding sequence ATGAGAGTGGAGCGCGGCGCCCTGGAGGGCGTCCTTCTCTTCGTCCCCACGCCGCACCACGACGACCGGGGGTTCTTCACCCGGACGTTCGACGCGGCCGTCGCCGGGAAACACGGCCTCGACCCCGCCGCCTTCATCCAGGACAGCCAGTCGCGCTCGCGCCTCGGCACGGTCCGCGCCCTGCACGGGCGGGTGGGGCGCGGCGAGGCCAAGCTCGTCAGGTGCGCCCGCGGCGCGATCCACGACGTGCTGGTGGACGCCAGGCCCGGCTCGCCGACGTACGGCCGGAGCATGAGCGTGCGGCTCGACGACGAGGACTTCGCCTGCCTGTACGTGCCGCCCGGCTTCCTCCACGGCTTCCAGGCGCTCACCGGGCAGGCCGACGTCTGCTACCGCATCGACAGGGAGCACGACCCGGCCGAGGACGTCTCGGTCCGCTACGACGATCCCGACCTGGCCGTCGCCTGGCCGCTGCCGGCGACCGCGATCAGCGCGCGGGACCTGGCGGCGGGGTCGTGGCGGGAGGCGCAGGCGCGGCTGCTCGCCTGA
- a CDS encoding WecB/TagA/CpsF family glycosyltransferase → MAVTEAGVAGHVSREWAAGRGGAIVTANVDIVRAATRDPALAALVARAELVVADGMPVVWAGRLAGTAIPERVTGASLVHTLAGRAARDGRPVYLLGGDEGVPEAAARALLERYPALRIAGTHSPPYGFDADPAARRAVVERVREARPGLVLVGLGFPKQERLIQELRPELPAAWFLGCGAGIPMAAGQFSRAPEALQRAGGEWLHRLALEPRRLLRRYLLHDAPFAVRLLAGALRARLRLLGR, encoded by the coding sequence ATGGCCGTCACCGAGGCGGGGGTGGCCGGCCACGTCTCCCGCGAGTGGGCCGCCGGCCGGGGCGGCGCGATCGTCACCGCGAACGTCGACATCGTCCGCGCCGCCACCCGCGACCCGGCCCTCGCCGCCCTCGTCGCCCGCGCCGAACTGGTCGTCGCCGACGGCATGCCGGTCGTGTGGGCGGGCCGCCTGGCCGGGACCGCGATCCCGGAACGGGTCACCGGCGCCTCGCTCGTGCACACCCTCGCCGGGCGCGCCGCCCGCGACGGCCGGCCGGTCTATCTGCTCGGCGGCGACGAAGGAGTGCCGGAGGCCGCCGCACGGGCCCTGTTGGAACGTTACCCGGCGCTGCGGATCGCGGGCACGCACTCCCCGCCGTACGGGTTCGACGCCGACCCCGCCGCGCGGCGCGCGGTCGTCGAGCGCGTCAGGGAGGCCAGGCCCGGCCTGGTGCTCGTCGGCCTCGGCTTCCCCAAGCAGGAGCGGCTGATCCAGGAGCTGCGGCCGGAGCTGCCCGCCGCCTGGTTCCTCGGCTGCGGCGCGGGCATCCCGATGGCCGCGGGCCAGTTCAGCCGCGCCCCCGAGGCCCTGCAGCGCGCGGGCGGCGAGTGGCTGCACCGGCTCGCGCTCGAACCGCGCCGCCTGCTGCGGCGCTACCTGCTCCACGACGCCCCCTTCGCCGTGCGCCTGCTGGCCGGCGCGCTCCGCGCCCGTCTCCGTCTCCTGGGAAGGTGA
- a CDS encoding glycosyltransferase, whose amino-acid sequence MLAVVIVTYFSERVVGDCLRSLADAGAGDARVLVVDNDSADGTIAAARAALPAVEVVPTGRNAGFAGGVNAGIAAAPGCDVLVLNPDVRLAPGAITALREALAVPGTGVAVPRLTAEDGTVHLSLRRRPTVARALGEALLGGHRAGRVPALGELVVAAGAYERPGTADWATGAAWLVSRACLDALGPLDERYFLYSEETEYMLRAGDHGFAVRYEPRARAVHLGGEQATSSRLWALATANRVRLHRERHGRARALAMRGAVLLNEAVRALTRPGQGGAKHRAALRALVRLPAWPGPPGTADPPGYVCFAAQDWWYHNRAHSDFQLMRAIAGRRKVLVVNSIGMRMPAPGTTTHVTRRVLRKLRSVAKFLRQPYPGFHVMSPLPLPFYGSPVLRRVNALLVRSQVRAVCLALGLRRPVMVVTIPTAWDVVRPMPRHALLYNRSDRHSAFPEADAAVIGAMEGELLARADRVLYASRTLMAEERELTGERACFLDHGVDLDHFTRVADPPADLAAVPGPRVGFFGALDEFVVDVGLLERLAAELPQASLVLIGDATAPMERLTAHPNVRWFGFVPYERIPAYASGFDVAIMPWQDNDWIRHANPIKLKEYLALGLPVVSTDFPELAHYRDRVRIAATPGAFVAAVKAALAEGGPRPAAELRASVLGMSWSSRADRLMELAEGER is encoded by the coding sequence ATGCTGGCGGTCGTCATCGTCACGTACTTCAGCGAGCGCGTCGTCGGCGACTGCCTGCGCTCGCTCGCGGACGCCGGCGCGGGCGACGCCCGGGTCCTGGTGGTGGACAACGACTCGGCGGACGGCACCATCGCGGCGGCCCGCGCGGCCCTGCCGGCCGTCGAGGTGGTCCCGACCGGCCGCAACGCGGGCTTCGCCGGCGGCGTGAACGCCGGGATCGCCGCCGCGCCCGGCTGCGACGTGCTCGTGCTCAACCCGGACGTCCGGCTCGCCCCCGGCGCGATCACCGCGCTGCGCGAGGCGCTGGCCGTGCCCGGCACCGGCGTCGCGGTGCCCCGGCTCACCGCCGAGGACGGCACGGTCCACCTCTCGCTGCGCAGGCGGCCCACCGTGGCGCGCGCGCTCGGCGAGGCGCTGCTCGGCGGCCACCGGGCCGGGCGGGTCCCCGCGCTCGGGGAGCTGGTCGTGGCGGCCGGCGCGTACGAGCGGCCGGGCACCGCCGACTGGGCGACCGGCGCGGCCTGGCTCGTCTCCCGCGCCTGCCTGGACGCGCTGGGCCCGCTGGACGAGCGCTACTTCCTCTACTCGGAGGAGACCGAGTACATGCTGCGCGCCGGCGACCACGGCTTCGCCGTCCGCTACGAGCCGCGGGCGCGGGCCGTGCACCTGGGCGGCGAGCAGGCCACCTCCAGCCGGCTCTGGGCGCTCGCCACCGCCAACCGGGTCCGCCTGCACCGCGAGCGGCACGGCCGGGCCCGCGCCCTCGCCATGCGCGGCGCGGTGCTGCTCAACGAGGCGGTCCGGGCGCTCACCCGGCCCGGCCAGGGCGGCGCCAAGCACCGGGCGGCCCTGCGCGCGCTCGTCCGCCTGCCCGCCTGGCCCGGCCCGCCGGGGACGGCCGACCCGCCGGGGTACGTCTGCTTCGCCGCCCAGGACTGGTGGTACCACAACCGGGCGCACTCCGACTTCCAGCTCATGCGCGCGATCGCCGGCCGCCGCAAGGTGCTGGTGGTCAACAGCATCGGCATGCGCATGCCCGCGCCCGGCACCACCACCCACGTCACCCGCCGCGTCCTGCGCAAGCTGCGCAGCGTGGCGAAGTTCCTGCGGCAGCCGTACCCCGGCTTCCACGTGATGTCGCCGCTGCCGCTGCCGTTCTACGGCTCGCCGGTCCTGCGCCGGGTGAACGCCCTGCTCGTACGCTCCCAGGTGCGGGCGGTGTGCCTGGCGCTCGGCCTGCGCCGCCCGGTGATGGTGGTCACCATCCCCACGGCCTGGGACGTGGTGCGCCCGATGCCCCGGCACGCGCTCCTCTACAACCGCTCCGACCGGCACTCGGCCTTCCCCGAGGCGGACGCCGCCGTCATCGGGGCCATGGAGGGTGAGCTGCTGGCCCGCGCCGACCGGGTGCTCTACGCGAGCCGCACCCTGATGGCCGAGGAGCGCGAGCTGACCGGCGAGCGGGCCTGCTTCCTCGACCACGGCGTGGACCTCGACCATTTCACCAGGGTCGCCGACCCGCCCGCCGACCTCGCCGCCGTGCCGGGGCCGCGCGTGGGGTTCTTCGGCGCGCTGGACGAGTTCGTGGTGGACGTCGGGCTGCTCGAACGCCTGGCCGCCGAGCTGCCGCAGGCGTCGCTCGTGCTCATCGGGGACGCCACCGCGCCGATGGAGCGGCTGACCGCCCATCCCAACGTGCGCTGGTTCGGCTTCGTGCCCTACGAGCGCATCCCGGCGTACGCCTCGGGCTTCGACGTGGCGATCATGCCGTGGCAGGACAACGACTGGATCAGGCACGCCAACCCGATCAAGCTCAAGGAGTACCTGGCCCTGGGCCTGCCGGTGGTCAGCACGGACTTCCCGGAGCTCGCCCACTACCGGGACCGGGTGCGGATCGCGGCCACGCCCGGCGCGTTCGTCGCGGCCGTCAAGGCCGCGCTGGCGGAGGGCGGGCCGCGGCCGGCCGCCGAGCTGCGGGCGTCGGTGCTGGGGATGTCCTGGTCGTCGCGGGCCGACCGGCTCATGGAGCTGGCCGAGGGGGAGCGTTGA